In the Natrinema sp. CBA1119 genome, TCGCACGTTGAGCATGTCGACTTCCTCGTAGGACGTCGGCCCGGGAACCTGATGGGCGTTCGGTCCGGGCTGTTTTCCGAGGTAGGTGACGTTCGGATTCGTCCCGATGTCCGCGAGGAGTTCGAACTCCTCCTCGGGGGCGTCGATGTAGTCCTCGAACCGTTCCTGCGCGACGTCCTCATTGGTGGAGACCTCGACGTCTTCGGACGGCCCCTCGAACTGATCGACCGTGAGATCGAGTCTGCGAAGGGTCTCCTCGCTGGTGAGGTCGAGCCCGTGGTCCTGAAGGGCCGCCACGACATCGAGGATCGTTTGCTCTTGCTCCGGGAGGGTATCGCCCGGCGGTGCCTCCTCCTCGTACTCCACGTTCGTAAGCTGGACCGCGACTGCGAGGGCGATCGATTCCTCGGTGAGGCCGTCGACGGCCTCGGTGACCGCGTCCAGGTTCGAGTCCACTCCCTCGAGCATCCCCGGGAGTTCGTCGGGCGACGGAAGCCCCGTACTTACCCGGATTAGCGTTCGCGCTCTGGCGGGATTGTCCTGGTAGCGCTCCGGATCGCTATTCGGATTGTTCTTGTCGCCAAATTGGATGACGCTCGGCGGACAGGCCGACTCGCATGCGGTCGTCCCGACCAGTTCCTCGCCGAAGTTACCGTCTTGACGGGGCGGATCGAAGACGCACTTCGACATGACGCCGCGGGGCGCACGGCTGCTGACCGGCCGGTCGCGGTAGTCGTAGACTGCTTCCGAATCGATCTCTTCCCGATCCACGTTGGGTTCGTCCCACTGGAAGTAGTTAACGCCGTACGGACAGGCGACCTGACAGTACCGACAACCGATGCAGACCTCGTAGTCGGTCAGTACCAGCCCGCCCCTATCGCGGGTGTGGCGGGCTGTCGTCGGACACACCTTCTCGCAGGGCGCATCCGTACAGTGCTGGCACGGCCGGACGAGGAAGTTGAAGTCGTGAACGCTGTCGTAGTTGTCGGGTTCGGGCGACTCGACATTGCCGTCCTCGAAGGCGAGGACGTACATCCAATTGGCCCCCTGATCCCAGTTGTGCTCCGCGTTGCAGGCCGTCACACAGGAGAGACAGCCGTCGCAGTGCTCGAGGTCGATCGTCATCCCCCACTGCGTCGCGTCCTCGTCGGGTTCCACTTCCCCCGGATCTTCGACGGCCGGCTCCTCCGGTTCCTGCTGGTCGACCGCACCCCACCCGAGAGCGGCGAACCCTGCACCGGCGGCCCCCTTCTTGAGCACCTCGCGACGGGACTCGTCGCCGGTAACCGACGAGAGCAGCGATCCCGACTCCTCGTCGACGTCGTCCGGGCTGGCGATCGGTCGCCCGTCCTCGCCGAACTCCTCCATTACCTCCTCGTGATAGCGCTCGTGGAACTCCTCCTCCGAGAGGTCACCTTTCGTGACCCGCATCGCGTCTCGCCCCATCTCCATCCCGAGTTCCGTGTCGTACTCGGTGTCGTCGAGCACGTCCTCGAGGTCGTCCTGCCACGCCTCGCCGAGCGGATGAAACGTCTCGTCGTCGTCCGAAGCGTCGTCGAAACTCATCGTCCCCACTGCGTCGGAACTGTTGTCTCTCGAGTAGCGATCATTGTGGCTGCGTCACTGGACATATCACAACTCTTTGCATAGTGACCATGCCTGCGAATGACGGGGGTATCCGTCCGTTTCGCGGAGCGGCTCCTGCCGCGAACCGCCTTCAGATCAGTTGATTTGAGAATCGCCAATTCTCGAACGACAACGAGCAAAGCGAGTGAGTAGCGCGGTAGGAAGACGATGAGACGGTGTTCACTAACCATTAAATAATATCAGGTCACTATTGAGAATAGTGTCGGGCGACGACTACCACCGCCGAACCGCCATCACACGGCTAGTCGTCTCACCTACCGCCGAGCCACTCCTCCGAGAGACCATGTTTCAGGTGCACGGACGAGTCGCTCCGCTCACCGTCTAACGTCGCGGAAAAGCGCCGAGAGGGAGATTCGAACCACGGTCGTTCCGCGTTGCTTCACTCCCTGATTCAAATCTCCGTGTGGGTTTCACGACGACGGACGGTTCGCTCCGCTCACCGTCATTGTCGTCGTGAAAACGCCGAGAGGGAGATTCGAACTCCCGTGTCCGTGAGGACAGTAGATTTCGAATCTACCGCCTTGGCCGGGCTAGGCTATCTCGGCTCACTTTTCTCTACTCGAGAGACGTTTTTACCCGTTTCGATCCGTGGCGCTCCCTGTGATCGGTTCACGTCCGAGACAAGCGACGGAATCAGTCGACTCGAGTGGCCGAACACGGACCGGTACCCGCTGGCGTAACGCTCGATCGCTCCGTCTCGATCAGCCAGTGTTCTTCATTCCGGCCGCGATCCCCTTGACCGTCAGCCGCAGCGTCCGTTCCTCGATGTCCGTTCGATGGGTCCGGTCGAGCAAGTAGACCTGCAACATGTTCAGCGGATCGACGTAGGGGTTCCGGCGCTCGAGGTTCTCCCCGAGCCAGTCGCGGGTGTGGAGCTGATCGCGCCGCCCGATTTCCGTGATGCAGTCGGCGGCCCGCTCGTACTCGTCGGTCACGCGGGGGAAGAACCGATCGCGAAGCGTCGGTTCGGCCAACTCGGCGTAGCGCTCGGCGATCTCGAGTTCGGTTCGGGACAGCGAGAGCGCCGCGTTGTCGAGCGTCGTTCGGAAGAACGGCCACTCCTCGTACATCGTTTGCAGCGTTTCCATCGAGCCGCCGTCCTCGAGATAGGCCTCGACGCCGCTCGCGATCGCGTACCAGCCGGGCAGGATACACCGCGACTGGGTCCAGGAGAACACCCACGGGATCGCGCGCAGGTCCTCGACGGTGCGCTCGCCCGATCGGGAGGCCGGACGAGAGCCCAGATCGAGGTCTTCGATGACCGTGATCGGCGTCGCCTGTTCGAAGTACCGGACAAAGCCCTCGCTCTCGAGGAGGTCGCGGTACTCCCGTCGCGCGGCGTCGGCCATGGTCTCCATCGCGTCGACCCACTCGTCGCGGACTTCCTCTTCCGGTTGATCCAACGCCCCCTTGCGCGCCCGGAGCTGGGCATTGAGCATCTGTTCGATGTTGCGCTCGGCGATTCGGGGATTGGCGTACTTCTCGGCGATGGCCTCGCCCTGTTCGGTAAACTTGACCTGGCCCGTCACGGTCGAGTTCGGCAGCGCGAGCAGCGCCTCGTTCATCGGGCCGCCGCCCCGGGAAATCGAGCCGCCGCGGCCGTGGAACAGCCGCATCGTCACGTCGTGGTCATCACAGATTTCGCCGAGGCGGCGCTGGTTCTTGTACAGCGACCAGTTCGCCGCCAGAAAGCCGTTCTCCTTGTTCGAGTCCGAGTAGCCGAGCATGATCTCCTGCGTGTGACCCCGCGCCTCGAGGACCTGCGAGTACGCGTCGTTCTCGAACAGCGATCCCATGATCCGCCGGGCACCCGAGAGGGCGTACTCGGTCTCGAGTAACGGCACGATGTCGATCCCGGCGTGTTCGGGTAGGGCGATGACGTCGGCCTGATCGGCCAGGAAGAGCACCTCGAGGACGTGGCTGGGTTCCTCGGTCATCGAGATGGCGTAGGTGTCGATGGCGTGGCTGCCGTACTCGGTCTGCCAGTCGGCGAGGCTGTCGAACAGCTCGAGGACGCGCGCCGAGTCGTCCGAGAGTTCCGCGGTGTCGCCGAGGTCGATCACCGACTCGTCCTGCAAGACGGCGTCGGTCAGGAACTTGACGCGGTCGGCTTCCGAGAGCTCGTGGTAGTCGATTCCCTCGGCCTCGAGCGCCTCGGCGATGGCGTCGGTGTGTTTCTGCTGGTGTTCCCTGAGGTCGAGACTCGCGAGCGAGAAGCCGAAGGTGGCGACCTGCCGGCGGATCGGGTCGACGTGGGCGTCGACGACGCTCTCGGCACCGTTGTTGCGCAGGCTCTTCGAGATGACCTCGAGGTCCGCGAGGAGGTCGTCGACCTCGTCGTAGCCCCCCGGCCGAACGTCGCCGACGCGGCGGAGTCGCTCGCGCATGAGCTTGAGCTTCTGGCGGTAGGGTTCGCCGGGGTAGCGCTCCTCGGCCGTGCGGGCGCTGCCGGGGAGGCGCTCGCGATCGCGCTCGAGGGTGGCCTGAAACTCCGAGCCGGCGTCGATCCGGCTGCCGTCC is a window encoding:
- a CDS encoding 4Fe-4S ferredoxin N-terminal domain-containing protein — translated: MSFDDASDDDETFHPLGEAWQDDLEDVLDDTEYDTELGMEMGRDAMRVTKGDLSEEEFHERYHEEVMEEFGEDGRPIASPDDVDEESGSLLSSVTGDESRREVLKKGAAGAGFAALGWGAVDQQEPEEPAVEDPGEVEPDEDATQWGMTIDLEHCDGCLSCVTACNAEHNWDQGANWMYVLAFEDGNVESPEPDNYDSVHDFNFLVRPCQHCTDAPCEKVCPTTARHTRDRGGLVLTDYEVCIGCRYCQVACPYGVNYFQWDEPNVDREEIDSEAVYDYRDRPVSSRAPRGVMSKCVFDPPRQDGNFGEELVGTTACESACPPSVIQFGDKNNPNSDPERYQDNPARARTLIRVSTGLPSPDELPGMLEGVDSNLDAVTEAVDGLTEESIALAVAVQLTNVEYEEEAPPGDTLPEQEQTILDVVAALQDHGLDLTSEETLRRLDLTVDQFEGPSEDVEVSTNEDVAQERFEDYIDAPEEEFELLADIGTNPNVTYLGKQPGPNAHQVPGPTSYEEVDMLNVRQKALDDETVSIVDRDVDLGVGEESNSSH
- the ppc gene encoding phosphoenolpyruvate carboxylase, whose product is MRLHNRDVRQDVRELGALLGDVLEDQTSRRSFETVESCRRAAIDYRAGELESREPLVTELENLSPHQQRIVARAFTTYFELINLAEERERVRTIRTASQEGTLDDSLETAAEELGEADVETVKQVLDDVLIEPTFTAHPTEARRKTVKSKLREISTSLETLDERLLTDKETGQLWRDIDAEVTSLWQTPQVRNRQPEPEDEARNVQWYLENTLFDVVGEVYDELDDAIDEEIPGNLEIPKLFEFRSWAGSDRDGNPYVTPEVTANTLERQRSVVLEQYREQLKRLSGVLSQDGSRIDAGSEFQATLERDRERLPGSARTAEERYPGEPYRQKLKLMRERLRRVGDVRPGGYDEVDDLLADLEVISKSLRNNGAESVVDAHVDPIRRQVATFGFSLASLDLREHQQKHTDAIAEALEAEGIDYHELSEADRVKFLTDAVLQDESVIDLGDTAELSDDSARVLELFDSLADWQTEYGSHAIDTYAISMTEEPSHVLEVLFLADQADVIALPEHAGIDIVPLLETEYALSGARRIMGSLFENDAYSQVLEARGHTQEIMLGYSDSNKENGFLAANWSLYKNQRRLGEICDDHDVTMRLFHGRGGSISRGGGPMNEALLALPNSTVTGQVKFTEQGEAIAEKYANPRIAERNIEQMLNAQLRARKGALDQPEEEVRDEWVDAMETMADAARREYRDLLESEGFVRYFEQATPITVIEDLDLGSRPASRSGERTVEDLRAIPWVFSWTQSRCILPGWYAIASGVEAYLEDGGSMETLQTMYEEWPFFRTTLDNAALSLSRTELEIAERYAELAEPTLRDRFFPRVTDEYERAADCITEIGRRDQLHTRDWLGENLERRNPYVDPLNMLQVYLLDRTHRTDIEERTLRLTVKGIAAGMKNTG